A window from Chitinophaga filiformis encodes these proteins:
- a CDS encoding S1C family serine protease, which translates to MDAYSQVIIDAVDKASPAVVKIERLNASGNQETVSGTGSGFLFSSDGYLFTNSHVVNGADSLKVMLQDGRIYPASLAGQDPATDLALLKIDAREFSAVKLGDSDELRIGQMVIAIGNPLGFQHTVTAGVISALGRSLQGQDGMMMDAMIQTDAALNPGNSGGPLINSDGEVIGVNTAVIRGAQGLCFAISINTAKAIANQLILYGKVKRAYIGVAMQQIDLVPRLRTIHQLKNKQALFISKVERNSPAAKAGILNGDIIYQFNDQPVETTDQFFKMMTADKIGQFQYINVIRNNEKHELRITPIERGD; encoded by the coding sequence ATGGATGCATACTCTCAAGTGATAATTGACGCTGTGGACAAAGCTAGTCCGGCAGTTGTCAAAATAGAAAGACTTAACGCCAGCGGTAACCAGGAAACCGTGTCCGGGACAGGTTCGGGGTTCCTGTTCTCTTCCGACGGCTACCTGTTCACCAACAGTCATGTTGTAAACGGGGCCGACAGCCTGAAAGTAATGTTGCAGGACGGTCGTATATACCCCGCCAGCCTGGCTGGCCAGGACCCCGCTACAGACCTGGCGCTGTTGAAAATCGATGCCCGGGAATTCAGTGCCGTGAAACTGGGCGATTCCGACGAGCTCAGGATCGGCCAGATGGTCATTGCCATCGGTAATCCCCTCGGATTCCAGCATACCGTTACCGCGGGCGTGATCAGTGCTTTGGGCAGATCATTACAGGGACAGGACGGTATGATGATGGATGCTATGATACAGACAGATGCTGCGCTGAATCCCGGCAATTCCGGTGGTCCGCTCATTAACAGCGACGGGGAGGTCATTGGCGTCAATACAGCAGTCATTCGCGGAGCACAGGGTCTTTGTTTCGCTATCAGCATTAATACCGCCAAGGCGATCGCCAACCAGCTGATCCTCTATGGTAAAGTCAAAAGGGCCTATATCGGTGTTGCCATGCAGCAGATCGATCTCGTACCCAGGCTGCGTACCATTCACCAGCTAAAGAACAAACAGGCTTTATTTATTTCCAAAGTAGAACGCAACAGTCCTGCGGCTAAAGCCGGTATACTCAATGGAGACATCATCTACCAGTTCAATGATCAGCCGGTAGAAACCACCGATCAGTTCTTTAAAATGATGACGGCGGATAAAATAGGTCAGTTCCAATATATCAATGTGATACGGAACAATGAAAAGCATGAACTGCGCATCACACCAATAGAAAGAGGAGATTGA
- a CDS encoding alpha/beta fold hydrolase, whose protein sequence is MQAQMPDAKFIQIESTKLCYYEQGQGDVILLLHGWPQTSYVWRKVMPELAKNNRVIAVDLPGLGNSSAAESYDTRTVADIISKFITTLKAGKVHLVSHDVGSWVAVAFALQHEEQLHTLTVIDAAVPGLMSDEVFKPDNAKKIWQFYFHAVADIPELLVVGREKGYLNWYFSNKSFIASAINEEDRDVYVQAYRGKERLGRGFEYYRAFNLSAQHNREIQHRLSIPVLAIGGQYALGEQIGNALKAVTTPKVVVIKDCGHYVPEEQPEETIKQIRMAIGG, encoded by the coding sequence ATGCAAGCACAAATGCCGGATGCAAAATTCATACAGATCGAAAGTACAAAGCTTTGTTATTATGAGCAAGGGCAGGGGGATGTGATACTCCTGTTACATGGCTGGCCGCAAACATCTTATGTATGGCGTAAGGTTATGCCGGAGCTGGCAAAAAATAACAGGGTGATTGCGGTAGACCTTCCCGGTCTGGGAAACAGCAGCGCTGCAGAAAGTTATGATACCAGGACAGTGGCAGATATCATCAGTAAATTCATCACTACACTGAAAGCAGGGAAGGTACACCTGGTATCTCATGATGTGGGCAGCTGGGTAGCCGTTGCATTTGCATTGCAGCACGAAGAACAGTTGCATACCCTGACAGTTATAGATGCTGCTGTTCCGGGGTTGATGTCTGACGAGGTGTTTAAGCCGGATAATGCAAAGAAGATATGGCAATTCTACTTTCATGCAGTAGCCGATATACCGGAGTTGCTGGTGGTGGGCAGGGAAAAAGGATATCTTAACTGGTACTTCTCGAACAAGTCATTCATTGCATCTGCCATTAACGAGGAAGACAGGGATGTATATGTACAGGCTTATAGGGGAAAGGAAAGGCTGGGTCGTGGTTTTGAGTACTACAGGGCTTTTAACCTGAGTGCACAGCACAACAGGGAAATCCAGCACCGGTTGTCGATACCCGTGCTGGCCATCGGCGGCCAATATGCACTGGGAGAACAGATCGGTAACGCACTAAAGGCTGTCACAACGCCAAAGGTAGTGGTGATAAAAGATTGCGGACATTATGTGCCTGAAGAGCAGCCGGAAGAAACTATAAAGCAGATAAGGATGGCCATCGGTGGATAG
- a CDS encoding Crp/Fnr family transcriptional regulator, whose product MFDVFIQYLRDKITLSEEEVEMIRSVSILKKLRKRQFLQQEGDVWRYNAFVAKGLLKTFSIDSKGQEHIMNFSPENYWTGDRESLTNETPSRFNIDAIEDSEVILIAKGNFEELCRKIPQLNDLVNAIIQKSFIVSQNRIHASITLSAEEKYQDFLDRYPFIASRVPQHMIASYLGITPETLTRIRRNAAKK is encoded by the coding sequence ATGTTCGACGTATTTATACAATACCTCAGGGACAAGATCACGCTTTCTGAGGAAGAAGTGGAGATGATCCGTTCTGTAAGTATTTTGAAGAAACTCCGCAAACGCCAGTTCCTGCAACAGGAAGGAGATGTATGGAGATATAATGCATTTGTCGCCAAAGGTTTGCTGAAAACCTTCTCGATTGACAGCAAAGGGCAGGAGCATATTATGAACTTCTCACCCGAGAACTACTGGACGGGCGATCGTGAAAGTCTTACCAATGAGACGCCTTCCCGTTTTAATATTGACGCCATAGAGGATTCAGAGGTCATCCTGATCGCCAAGGGTAATTTTGAAGAGCTCTGCCGGAAGATACCCCAGCTGAATGACCTGGTCAATGCCATCATACAAAAGAGCTTTATTGTATCCCAAAACCGCATCCATGCCAGTATCACCTTATCTGCTGAAGAAAAATACCAGGACTTCCTGGATAGATATCCCTTTATTGCCAGCCGTGTACCGCAGCATATGATCGCTTCCTACTTGGGTATTACTCCCGAGACACTTACGCGTATCAGAAGGAATGCCGCGAAAAAATGA
- a CDS encoding DsbA family oxidoreductase — protein sequence MPNKTPAVIVAFLLTLIAANLFGERKTITGINDNRNNDTVKKEMQKKMKIEIWSDVMCPFCYIGKRNLEAALVQFSDSKKIEVEWKSFQLDPSIPEVPQHRENIYQFVAARKGISYEQSVGMHQQVVRMAKDAGLEYHFDKALVTNSLKAHRLIQMAKTKGLGEKAEERLFYAYFTDGKDLSDDAVLTEVGNDIGLTNDDVKEALTNTVFQHKVEADGAEAYRLGAKGVPFFVIDRKYAIAGASSGTEMLKVLQTAYAEWKKDNSGLLQVAQGATCTPGNECTH from the coding sequence ATGCCAAATAAAACGCCTGCAGTAATCGTAGCCTTTCTTTTGACATTGATTGCCGCTAATCTGTTCGGTGAGCGCAAGACTATAACCGGAATAAATGATAACAGAAATAATGATACCGTTAAAAAAGAAATGCAGAAAAAAATGAAAATAGAAATCTGGAGCGATGTGATGTGCCCATTTTGCTATATAGGCAAAAGGAATTTGGAAGCTGCCCTGGTGCAATTTTCTGACAGTAAAAAAATAGAGGTGGAATGGAAAAGTTTCCAGCTTGATCCTTCCATTCCTGAAGTGCCACAGCATCGGGAAAATATTTACCAGTTTGTGGCTGCACGGAAAGGAATCAGTTATGAGCAGTCGGTTGGCATGCATCAACAGGTAGTAAGGATGGCTAAGGATGCTGGGCTTGAATATCATTTCGATAAAGCGCTTGTCACTAATTCGTTGAAAGCTCATCGCCTGATCCAGATGGCAAAAACAAAAGGACTGGGAGAAAAAGCAGAAGAGCGCCTGTTTTATGCATACTTCACAGATGGAAAGGATCTTTCTGATGATGCAGTTCTAACAGAAGTGGGAAATGATATAGGTCTGACGAATGATGATGTAAAAGAAGCGCTCACCAACACTGTTTTTCAACATAAGGTGGAAGCAGACGGGGCTGAAGCATACAGGCTGGGTGCAAAAGGAGTTCCTTTCTTTGTGATAGATCGCAAGTATGCTATCGCTGGTGCTAGCTCCGGTACTGAAATGCTCAAAGTATTGCAAACTGCTTATGCGGAATGGAAGAAGGATAACTCTGGTCTGCTTCAGGTTGCTCAGGGTGCGACCTGTACACCCGGTAATGAGTGTACACATTAG
- a CDS encoding DoxX family protein, translated as MQKEKRIYWIITVIGMALIVLPSYFAPQAYLIETIHRLSFPAYFNLELDICKIVGAVIILIPAIPRMFKEWAYVAFGILLLSASLAHWLADGVGKGVAPLIPFAMLCVSYYYFRKLSYAK; from the coding sequence ATGCAGAAAGAAAAAAGAATTTATTGGATAATTACTGTTATTGGAATGGCTTTGATTGTGCTTCCATCCTATTTTGCCCCGCAGGCCTACTTGATTGAAACCATACACAGACTTAGCTTCCCTGCTTATTTCAATCTTGAATTAGACATCTGTAAAATCGTTGGTGCGGTAATTATCCTCATCCCTGCCATACCCAGGATGTTTAAAGAATGGGCTTATGTCGCTTTCGGAATATTACTGCTTTCCGCCAGCCTGGCACATTGGCTAGCTGATGGTGTTGGAAAAGGCGTGGCACCGCTGATTCCGTTTGCAATGCTATGTGTATCCTATTATTATTTCAGAAAACTAAGCTATGCCAAATAA
- a CDS encoding SDR family NAD(P)-dependent oxidoreductase, whose product MKKTIVIIGAGPGVGFAVAERFGKEGYNVALLARNMEKLNMLKDDLRKKGIQAASFQADILDRGHLTRSLLEVINYYGAIDVLEFSPTPTWESIRMARNIDVANEQHHLDYQVLAAIAAVQVVLPKMLERKDGSILFTTASSAQNPVNRTASFGVAAGALLNYVRLLNMDLKEDNIYAGIVSIGALVISENISESKGDFPEGMPTITAAEVADAHWNLHKQRDIAEIILS is encoded by the coding sequence ATGAAAAAAACAATAGTCATTATCGGTGCTGGTCCGGGCGTAGGATTTGCTGTAGCAGAAAGATTTGGAAAAGAGGGATACAATGTTGCGCTGCTTGCGAGAAACATGGAAAAACTGAATATGCTAAAGGACGATTTACGGAAGAAAGGTATTCAGGCCGCGTCTTTCCAGGCCGACATATTAGACAGGGGGCATTTAACCCGCTCGCTGCTGGAGGTTATCAATTATTACGGAGCAATTGATGTATTGGAATTTAGTCCAACCCCCACCTGGGAAAGTATTCGGATGGCGAGAAATATAGATGTGGCGAATGAACAGCATCATCTCGATTACCAGGTACTTGCTGCTATAGCTGCCGTGCAGGTCGTACTCCCAAAAATGCTGGAAAGAAAAGACGGCAGCATCCTGTTCACGACCGCATCATCCGCTCAGAATCCCGTCAATAGAACCGCCAGCTTTGGGGTTGCAGCAGGCGCGTTATTAAATTATGTGCGGCTGCTTAATATGGATTTGAAAGAGGACAATATTTATGCAGGTATTGTGTCCATAGGCGCTTTGGTTATAAGTGAAAACATTAGTGAAAGCAAAGGGGATTTTCCTGAAGGAATGCCGACGATAACAGCAGCAGAGGTTGCAGATGCGCACTGGAACCTCCATAAGCAGCGGGATATTGCAGAAATCATCTTGTCGTGA
- a CDS encoding SDR family NAD(P)-dependent oxidoreductase, with translation MTEEKFHRHFNTNVLGPFLTPQQAINYFSKEGGNIINISSGESEHPEAETSLYSATKAAIDVLTQAWSKELAGRGSRVNTVAPGVMVNEGDGETFISEDEMETHYRHDTVGRLGRARRILLR, from the coding sequence GTGACGGAGGAAAAATTCCACAGGCATTTTAACACCAACGTACTCGGACCGTTCCTGACGCCGCAGCAGGCCATCAATTATTTTAGCAAAGAGGGCGGCAACATCATCAACATAAGCTCTGGCGAGAGTGAACATCCCGAGGCTGAGACCAGTTTGTACAGCGCAACAAAAGCAGCAATAGATGTACTGACCCAAGCCTGGTCAAAAGAGCTGGCCGGTCGAGGGAGCAGAGTCAACACAGTGGCACCAGGAGTAATGGTCAATGAAGGCGATGGAGAAACTTTTATTTCCGAAGATGAAATGGAAACACATTATCGCCATGACACCGTGGGACGTTTGGGTCGCGCACGGAGGATATTGCTAAGGTAG
- a CDS encoding SDR family oxidoreductase, which yields MSKVIFITGTSTGFGKLTTITLANAGHTVIAGMRDIKGKNADVAKELAAVPNVDVTEIDVTDDASVTRAFEQTLAKYGNIDVLVNNAAVSGFGLLEAYSIDKIRQMFEVNFYGVIRTYQAVLPAMRKAKSGLIINITSGASGHTLPFMVPYLASKFAVESITEGVQDELKQFGIENVSIQPGVYPTEMNNGSKAGVYADKAAIAKEYDPVATEHFNAMGAALFGKMEAFKMNPQTIADGILELVNMKAGTRPLRFPLDAVAQGTDIEFINARAEIKERWLAKYNN from the coding sequence ATGAGCAAAGTAATCTTCATTACAGGAACAAGCACAGGTTTTGGTAAACTTACTACTATCACTTTAGCAAATGCAGGACATACTGTAATAGCAGGGATGCGCGATATCAAAGGTAAAAACGCGGATGTTGCCAAAGAGTTGGCCGCTGTGCCTAATGTAGACGTGACAGAGATTGATGTGACCGACGATGCATCCGTAACACGTGCTTTTGAGCAGACGCTTGCCAAATATGGAAATATAGATGTGCTAGTGAATAATGCCGCGGTGTCGGGCTTCGGGCTGCTGGAAGCATATAGCATAGACAAGATACGCCAGATGTTTGAAGTGAATTTTTATGGGGTGATTAGGACTTACCAGGCTGTACTGCCTGCCATGCGTAAGGCTAAAAGTGGCCTGATCATTAACATTACATCGGGCGCAAGTGGCCATACCCTGCCTTTTATGGTGCCCTATCTGGCTTCCAAATTTGCCGTGGAAAGTATTACTGAAGGGGTGCAGGATGAACTGAAACAATTCGGTATTGAGAATGTCTCCATTCAGCCGGGTGTTTATCCTACAGAAATGAACAATGGCAGTAAAGCCGGCGTGTATGCAGATAAGGCTGCCATTGCAAAAGAATATGACCCGGTAGCAACCGAGCACTTTAATGCCATGGGCGCGGCGCTGTTTGGCAAGATGGAGGCGTTTAAAATGAACCCGCAAACCATTGCTGACGGTATACTGGAGCTGGTGAATATGAAGGCAGGTACCCGTCCTTTACGTTTCCCGCTGGATGCCGTGGCACAAGGTACTGATATCGAGTTTATCAATGCCCGTGCGGAAATAAAGGAAAGATGGCTGGCTAAGTATAATAACTGA
- a CDS encoding MerC domain-containing protein translates to MEHGNNARDRHICKVHVTEQHHPPMIFRSEYPCQGEAKYVYPAANYSKYFLQHCFNYLLLFPGESKCTPVDKGIFDRKEETMEKTDRITGMRPAYQVKWDAIGIGASLACAVHCVLLPVIFTTFSLFGIEILENTFLEVLTVSVSMTAGGWAIWKGYMRLHRQKAVLVYFAAGLLLMIGGNFVNIVSLEMALKISGAILLVTAHIRNWRGCRDCEAHTSSIA, encoded by the coding sequence ATGGAACACGGTAATAATGCCCGGGACCGTCATATCTGTAAGGTACATGTGACTGAGCAGCATCATCCGCCAATGATCTTCCGATCTGAATACCCCTGCCAGGGGGAGGCCAAATATGTTTATCCAGCCGCTAATTATTCCAAATACTTTTTGCAGCATTGTTTCAATTATTTACTTTTGTTCCCCGGAGAAAGTAAATGCACACCCGTTGATAAAGGAATTTTTGACAGAAAAGAGGAAACCATGGAGAAAACTGACAGAATTACCGGAATGAGGCCCGCATACCAGGTAAAATGGGATGCCATCGGCATAGGCGCATCACTAGCCTGTGCTGTTCATTGTGTGTTATTGCCTGTTATTTTTACCACCTTCAGCCTGTTTGGGATAGAAATACTGGAGAATACCTTCCTGGAAGTCTTGACGGTATCGGTGTCCATGACAGCGGGCGGCTGGGCCATTTGGAAGGGGTATATGCGCCTGCACCGGCAGAAGGCAGTACTGGTATATTTTGCAGCAGGGCTGTTGCTGATGATTGGGGGCAATTTTGTAAACATTGTATCCTTGGAAATGGCGCTTAAAATTTCCGGTGCTATACTACTGGTCACCGCGCACATCAGGAACTGGAGAGGCTGCCGGGATTGTGAAGCTCATACCTCATCAATTGCATAA
- a CDS encoding gliding motility-associated C-terminal domain-containing protein, with translation MRSKFIFLYPLLCLMFIHIDTIQAQQSTCTAIGQNPSTAFPVCGTKVFSQESVPKCGGRSVIGPPCPGGQDGGLTDVNPYWYKFTCYKAGTLGFKITPKVLSDDYDWQLFDVTGHSPDDVFTDRSLFVCRNWSGEGGVTGASGAGTSLQECGGMGVPLWSGMPNLIQGHEYLLLLSHFTPEGQSGYDLEFTGGTADITSPGIPAIQSATYNCLNSTIGIKLTKKTLCKTLTSQGTEFIFIKGTGTITGASGVNCSNGFDSDSLLVQLSAPLAPGDYTIAVRNGSDSNTVLDVCGNALAEGESANFSIAVPPPVELRGVAPVGCAPDQIRIGLSVPVRCGSIAANGSDFRITGTPLASIRGATGNCNANNLTDTLIIQLSQALVRDGNYTITLTTGTDGDPILGECGQPAVIGQTVTFHTADTVSADFDFGLNRNCKVSTLDLTHDGANGVNYWRWTFDSTDNRYTQSATKIYGDFGMKHVFLFVSNGTCTDSVARDINLERTMAALFNVDPGPYCPMDVISPKNESYGNLVSYLWDYGNGVVTVGPDAVPQRYYPTRKEQDYRIRLIVEDNLHCMDTVDHIIKAVTSCYIDVPSAFSPNNDGVNDFLYPLSAYKATDLEFSVYNRLGQLVFQTTDWTKKWDGTVKGKPADIGTYVWMLRYTIKDSGKKVFRKGTAVLLR, from the coding sequence ATGCGATCAAAATTCATCTTCCTGTACCCGCTCCTTTGCCTGATGTTTATACACATTGATACTATTCAGGCGCAGCAATCCACCTGCACTGCGATCGGGCAGAACCCATCCACTGCGTTCCCGGTTTGCGGCACCAAAGTATTCAGCCAGGAGTCAGTGCCCAAATGCGGCGGACGCTCCGTTATAGGTCCCCCTTGTCCGGGAGGACAGGACGGCGGACTTACAGACGTTAACCCCTATTGGTATAAATTCACCTGTTACAAAGCAGGAACATTAGGATTTAAGATCACCCCTAAAGTATTATCTGACGATTATGACTGGCAGCTCTTCGATGTAACGGGTCATTCGCCCGATGATGTATTTACTGACCGCAGCCTTTTTGTTTGCCGGAACTGGTCCGGTGAAGGTGGCGTGACAGGCGCATCCGGGGCAGGAACTTCCCTGCAGGAATGCGGAGGGATGGGAGTCCCCCTGTGGAGCGGCATGCCCAATCTCATACAAGGCCACGAATACCTGCTGTTGCTAAGTCACTTTACACCAGAAGGACAGTCAGGATATGACCTGGAATTTACAGGAGGCACTGCGGACATTACCAGTCCTGGCATCCCCGCTATTCAATCAGCCACTTACAATTGTCTGAACAGCACCATCGGCATAAAACTCACCAAGAAAACACTTTGTAAAACATTGACCTCCCAGGGAACGGAGTTCATTTTCATAAAAGGTACAGGTACCATCACAGGTGCAAGCGGCGTGAATTGCTCCAATGGCTTTGATAGTGATTCACTGCTCGTACAATTAAGCGCACCATTGGCGCCCGGTGATTATACCATCGCCGTCAGGAATGGCTCCGATAGCAATACCGTCCTGGATGTATGTGGTAATGCCCTGGCGGAGGGAGAAAGCGCCAATTTCAGTATTGCAGTCCCTCCTCCGGTAGAACTGCGTGGCGTAGCCCCTGTAGGCTGTGCGCCCGACCAGATCAGGATAGGGCTGTCTGTACCTGTACGTTGCGGCTCTATTGCCGCTAATGGAAGCGATTTCAGGATAACAGGAACGCCACTGGCATCCATCCGCGGAGCTACCGGCAATTGTAATGCAAATAACCTGACCGATACCCTGATCATTCAGCTGTCACAAGCATTGGTAAGGGACGGCAACTATACCATCACACTAACTACCGGCACCGACGGCGATCCGATACTGGGAGAATGCGGCCAGCCAGCCGTTATCGGACAGACAGTCACCTTTCATACAGCCGACACCGTTTCAGCTGATTTTGACTTTGGCCTGAACAGAAACTGTAAGGTGAGTACGCTGGACCTCACACATGATGGCGCCAACGGTGTGAATTACTGGCGCTGGACATTTGATAGCACAGATAACCGTTATACGCAAAGTGCCACTAAAATATATGGCGACTTTGGAATGAAACACGTCTTCCTGTTTGTATCCAATGGCACCTGTACAGATTCTGTTGCCAGGGACATCAATCTTGAACGGACAATGGCCGCATTATTCAATGTGGATCCGGGGCCTTATTGCCCAATGGATGTCATCTCGCCTAAGAATGAGAGTTACGGCAACCTTGTCTCTTATCTGTGGGACTACGGGAACGGGGTTGTCACTGTTGGCCCCGACGCTGTACCTCAACGATATTATCCCACCCGTAAGGAACAGGACTACCGGATCAGGTTAATCGTAGAAGACAATCTTCATTGTATGGATACAGTAGACCATATCATTAAAGCAGTAACAAGCTGTTATATTGATGTGCCCTCTGCATTCTCTCCTAACAATGACGGAGTGAATGACTTCCTCTATCCATTAAGTGCTTATAAGGCAACAGACCTGGAATTTTCCGTATATAACCGCCTGGGCCAACTGGTGTTCCAGACTACGGACTGGACCAAAAAATGGGATGGTACTGTAAAAGGAAAGCCGGCCGATATCGGCACTTATGTGTGGATGCTCCGCTATACTATAAAAGATAGCGGTAAGAAAGTATTCCGTAAAGGAACCGCCGTACTGCTGCGTTAG
- a CDS encoding RNA recognition motif domain-containing protein → MNIFVGNISDRTTEDEIWSLFDPFGVVYSINVAYDKYSGRSKGFAFVEMPDDSNAVQAIKELNNSVVAGQTIVVYEARPKPERPENNRFSRSGPRPGFRPRY, encoded by the coding sequence GTGAATATTTTTGTAGGTAATATAAGTGATAGAACAACCGAAGATGAGATATGGTCTTTATTTGACCCATTTGGAGTTGTATATAGTATTAATGTGGCTTATGATAAGTACAGTGGCCGTTCTAAGGGCTTTGCATTCGTTGAAATGCCAGACGATTCCAATGCAGTACAGGCAATTAAGGAATTGAATAATTCGGTAGTTGCTGGCCAGACAATAGTAGTGTATGAGGCTCGTCCAAAACCTGAAAGACCGGAAAATAATCGTTTCTCCAGATCCGGCCCAAGACCTGGATTTAGACCCAGATACTAA
- a CDS encoding winged helix-turn-helix transcriptional regulator produces the protein MNAKKTALRAPDCREQLIAIKDTMILLSGKWKIQIIGWLLLYGKVRFMDMLRGIDGIAAKMLSKELQELEQNEIVIRTVMSTKPITVEYELTKHGKTLSVVIDAISAWGVTHRKFLFKKER, from the coding sequence ATGAATGCAAAGAAAACAGCCTTGCGAGCACCTGATTGCAGAGAGCAACTAATTGCGATAAAGGATACCATGATCTTGTTATCGGGGAAATGGAAAATTCAGATTATTGGATGGCTGCTGCTATATGGTAAGGTGCGTTTTATGGATATGCTGCGTGGGATAGACGGTATTGCTGCTAAAATGCTCTCTAAAGAGTTACAGGAACTTGAGCAGAATGAAATAGTGATCCGAACTGTAATGTCTACGAAGCCGATAACTGTGGAATACGAACTAACGAAACACGGTAAGACTTTAAGCGTGGTAATTGACGCTATTTCGGCCTGGGGAGTTACGCATCGAAAATTCCTGTTTAAAAAAGAAAGGTAA
- a CDS encoding GlxA family transcriptional regulator has protein sequence MSKEEKHIVILVPSNSALMDMAGPLEVFNRAALLAQRGERDTRYIVHTVSGEQSRQIITSSFLPILCESTFEEIDYPIDTLILSGIPADEHQPLDKHLIPWIARQAEQVHRICSVCSGTFMLAQAGVLNGKRATTHWRLCQQLADRFPEVKVESTPVFVKDGHVYTSAGVTTGMDMALALVEEDMGRSFALDIARQMVLFLKRPGNQSQYSTMLEAQETDYEPVKAALAWLHRHLHEEITVERLAQQAAMSPRNFARVFVQELKITPARYVEKLRLEQACRSLTEKKLTQNEIATQTGFGNAENMRKVFLRTMDVTPSQYRKRFRSSF, from the coding sequence ATGTCAAAGGAAGAGAAACACATCGTCATACTGGTGCCGTCCAATTCCGCATTAATGGATATGGCCGGACCACTGGAAGTATTTAACAGGGCCGCCTTACTGGCCCAACGCGGGGAAAGGGACACGCGTTACATCGTACATACGGTATCGGGCGAGCAATCCCGCCAGATCATCACTTCTTCTTTTCTACCTATTCTTTGCGAATCCACTTTTGAAGAAATTGATTACCCGATCGATACGCTCATTCTTTCCGGTATCCCGGCAGATGAACACCAGCCACTGGACAAACACCTGATCCCCTGGATAGCCAGGCAGGCGGAACAGGTACACAGGATCTGCTCTGTATGTTCCGGCACTTTCATGCTGGCACAGGCGGGCGTGCTGAACGGGAAACGCGCCACTACACACTGGCGGCTTTGCCAGCAACTGGCAGACAGGTTCCCGGAAGTGAAAGTGGAGAGCACCCCTGTTTTTGTAAAGGATGGTCACGTCTATACATCTGCCGGCGTAACCACCGGTATGGACATGGCACTGGCACTGGTAGAAGAAGATATGGGCAGATCTTTTGCACTGGATATTGCCCGGCAGATGGTACTTTTCCTCAAACGTCCCGGCAACCAGTCGCAATACAGTACCATGCTTGAAGCACAGGAAACAGACTATGAACCTGTGAAGGCGGCGTTGGCCTGGTTGCACAGGCACCTGCATGAGGAGATCACGGTAGAACGATTGGCACAGCAGGCAGCCATGAGCCCCCGCAATTTTGCCCGGGTATTTGTACAGGAACTAAAGATCACACCTGCCAGGTACGTAGAAAAACTGCGGCTGGAACAGGCCTGCAGGAGCCTCACGGAAAAGAAACTGACACAGAATGAAATAGCCACGCAAACAGGATTCGGTAATGCAGAGAATATGCGAAAAGTATTTCTGAGAACGATGGATGTTACACCATCACAATACCGGAAAAGATTCAGAAGCTCATTTTAA